The genomic interval AAGAAATGGAGCGAAACATAACTAAAAATCCAACATAAAATGGTAGAGTTGTTAATGATATAGCTGGATTCAATATGAGCATATTACCTAATACAAAAGTAATGATACCGAAAGTTAGTGACCAACCCCAACTATCAATTTCATCTTTATTTGAAATTGAGAATATGATTTCCGAAAATCCCGAAATAAGAAATGAAATACTAAATAAAATTGATAAAGCAACATATGATTCGAGTGGAGACAAAAATGTATATAAACCAATTAAGATGAAAATAATACCGACAATTAAAGGCATGTACCAATGTTTAATTGAGTTATTAATGGTTTTGAAAAAGCTGTTTGCCATATCTTTATCTTCTTAAATTTATAAATATTAGAAAAATAATTACTATAAAAAAGTAAGAAATTTGGATTATAATAAAAAGATTTAAATGAAATAAAGTTAAAATGTTCTAAAATTAATAATATTGAATGTTTTGATCAATAAAAATTAAACATAAACAAAGAATTTATGATCTGCGGATAAATCAAAAAATTTAGTAAATTTTAATGCATCCAATAATCGAAATACTTTTAACTGATTTTTTTAATTATTTAATAGAAATATATGCTGAACAACTATTGTTATAAATGCTTTAATTGTAAGTCGGAATTTAATTCTAGTGAAATTGAAAGTAACGAAATTTATCTATGTCCAAAATGCGGAAAATTAGAAAAAAATAAACCGCTTGTTGGAGTTTTGGAGATAATTTATGACTACAACCATATAAGTCAGAAGATCACTAAAAAAGAGTTTTTAGAAAAAAGTGCCGGTAAATTTTGGCAGTATCCTTATTTGTGGCCGATAAAATTTAAGAATAATGAAATTGATCATATATCGGAAACAAAACTTAACAAACTTGTACTTTCCGAAAATCCGATTTCCAAAATAAATTATGGAAATAAAGTAATAAAGATTTTTGACGATTCAAGAAATCCTACTTTATCGTATAAAGATAGAGCATCAATATTAGTCGCAGTAAAAGCAATTCAATTAGGAATAAATGAAATTTCTGCCGCGTCTACAGGAAATGCGGGTTCTTCACTTGCCGGAATTTGTGCAAGACTTGGTTTAAGATCAAATATCTTTGTGCCGAAAAATATTCCGGAAAGCAAGCGTATACAAATACAATCATTTGGGGCAAATATTTTTGTAGTTGACGGAGATTATGATTTGGCGTTTGATCTTTGTTTGGAAATTTCAAAAAAGAAAAATTGGTATAACAGAAACACGGCCTATAATCCGCTTACAATTGAAGGAAAAAAATCTTCCATTTACGATATGTTTATTTCATTGAACGGGAATTTGCCGGAAAATATTTTTATTCCTGTTGGTGATGGCGTTATAATTTCGGGAATTTATAAAGGTATAAGAGAATTATTTGAACTTGGATGGATTGAAAATTTACCAAAATTAATTGCAGTTCAAGCTGAAGGCAGCAGTGCAATTGCTGATTATCTGGAATACGGAAATTATGAATACAAACCTGCTGTTACAATTGCCGACAGCATTAATGCCGGAGCTCCGAGAAATTTATATTCAGCCGTTGAAGCAATTAAAAATACAAATGGAAAGGGAATTAAAGTCAGTGATGAGGAAATTATATTCGCGCAAAAAATATTATCAAGGCAATTTGGAATTCTAGCCGAACCCGCGGCTTCGGCTTCTTTTGCGGGTTATATAAAATTATCAAACAAAAATGAATTATACGGTGATTCAATAATTATGATAACCGGAAACGGATTGAAAGATATTTTATCACTCAAAAGCTGGAATTCAATCCCCGAAGTTAAATCATATGAAAATTGGATTAACGAATTAATTTAAAAATATAAATAGATACATTATAGTTTAATAAATCATTTTAAATTAACTTTAATTATAAAATGATTTCTAACTCTACTAACAGTTCTGCAATTCAAAATTATGGTGCAATTTATTTGAACGGATTAATAATTACCGCAGGTTTATCTAAACGAATGGGCGACTTTAAACCATTGTTGACTTATAAAGGCATTTCTTTTCTTGCGAACATTATTTTAAAACTTAATCTAATTTGCAGGAAGATTATCATTGTTACAGGTTTTAATTCGCAAAAAATTATTGACGAAATAAATAATCTTCCTGAAAATATTAAAGAAAAAATTGAGATCATATACAACTCTAATTATGAAAATGGAATGTTCACTTCACTTCAATGCGGTTTGACAAATTGTTATTCCGACTTTGTAATTTATCATTTTGTCGATCAGCCGAATATACCTGAAGTATTTTATAATGAATTAATTTCAATAAATAATACTCAGTTTGATTGGATACAGCCAAAATTCAATGGCGAAAAAGGACACCCGATTGTTTTTAATCAAAAAGTTATAAAAAAAATTATCGCCGCCGATTTTAATTCAAACCTAAGAAATCTTTCAGCATCAGAAGAAATAAATAAATATTTTTGGGAATGTAAATACAGAGAAATTCTTTTTGACGCTGATACTCAAGGAGATTTTGCGAAAATTAATAAATAAATAACATGAAAATAAAACTAATTCAATCATTAACTTTTCTTTTTATTCTGCCGATATTTTATTTTTCCCAAACTGATGATTATAATAAAATAACAACTGTAGATTCAGTAGATTTGAATAAGTATGTTGGTACTTGGTATGAAATTGCGAAAATCCCTAATTCGTTTCAAGATCAATGTGTAAAAAATACAACGGCAACATATAAAATAAACAACGAAGGCGATATTGAAGTAGTGAATAAATGTATTGATGAAAAAGGCGAATTTGATTCCGCTGATGGAATTGCGAGAGTCGTTGATAAAAAATCAAATTCTAAATTGGAAGTTAGTTTTGTAAGTATTTTTGGTTGGAATATTTTTTGGGGAGATTATTGGATTTTAGGCTTGGACAAAAATTATAAATATGCCGCTATCGGTACGCCTTCCAAAAAATACGGCTGGATTTTGAGCAGAACTCCAAAATTGAGTAAAGAAGAAATGGAAATATGCTTTTCAATATTTGAGAAAAACGGATACTCAAGAAAGTTATTTGAGTTGGATAAGCAAGAATAAAATATAAAATAAATTTAGAGTTAAAAATGAAAATCAAATTTCTATTTGTGTTCTTAATGGTTTTGTTTGTAAATGTATTTTCTCAAAATTATGTTTTAAAATCACCAGATGGAAAACTATCAGCCAAAGTTGAAAATAATAACGGGTTAAGATATACTTTTTCATTTAACGAAACGAACATACTTGAAAACTGTGAAATTGCTATAAATATAGACGGGGAATTATTTCCTTCAAAAAATGAGAAAATAATTAATTTCAGAAATTCTGAGATAAAAGAAAAAATATTCCCTCCGGTTTCCCAAAAAACTTCCGTGATTGAAAATCAGTGCAATGAATTATTATTAGTTTACGCCAATAATATTTGGGTTGATTTCAGAGCTTACAATAATGGTTTTGCGTATAGAATAATCAGCAATTTTGACAAACAAATTAAAGTTGTTAATGAAATTGTTGACCTTAATTTTTCTCAAAATTTTTCAATTTACTTCCCAGAAGAGGAAAGTTTTATTTCACATTATGAAAGAATATATAAATACATTAAACTTAATGAAATAAAAGAAAATCAATTTTGTTCATTGCCGGCATTGGTCGATTGCAATAACGGACTTAAAATCGGTATAACCGAATCGGGACTTTACAGCTATCCAAATTTATTTTTATCCGGAAGTTTGTCAAATAAATTGAAAGGAATATTTCCAAAATATGTTATCAAATCAGAACCAAAAGAATCTTCAGACCGATCGGAAATAATTACAGAAGATAATTTTATTTCTTCATCCAATGGAAATAGGAATTTTCCATGGCGTATTTTTATGGTAAGCGAAAAGGATAAAGAACTTATAGAAAATCAATTAGTTTATATTTTATCTGATTCAAGCGTTATTAAAGAAACAAGTTGGATTAAACCCGGGAAAGTTGCATGGGATTGGTGGAATGCTCTTAACATTTACGGCGTTGATTTTGAATCTGGCATTAATACAAATACATATAAATATTATATCGACTTTGCAAACAAGTACGGTTTGGAATATATTATTCTTGATGAAGGCTGGTCGAAAACTACAACAAATATTTTGGAAAGTAATGATAACCTCGATTTGAAAGAATTAATAGAATACGGAAAAAGCAAAAATGTGAGTGTAATACTATGGGTTTTATGGAAACCTTTGGATGAAAAATTGGAAGAAGTTTTAGATCTCTTTAAGGAACTTGGTGTTAAAGGAATTAAAGTAGATTTTATGCAAAGAGCTGATCAGAAAATGGTTGAATATTATGAAAAGGTTTTAATTGAGGCTGCCGAGCGTCATTTACTTGTCGATTTTCACGGAGCCTATAAACCAAGCGGTTTGTTTAGAAAATATCCGAATTATATTTCAAACGAAGGCGTAAAAGGATTGGAAAATTGCAAGTGGAGTGAAGAAATTACTCCGGCTTATGATTGTACAATTCCTTTTATCAGAATGTTAGCCGGACCAATGGATTATACGCCGGGCGCTATGATAAATTCAGAAGAAGGAAATTTTAAATCAATTTTTTCAAAACCGATGAGCCAAGGAACTCGCGCCCATCAAATTGCGCTTTACGCTATTTATGAAAGTCCGCTGCAAATGTTAGCTGATTGTCCCTCAAACTATTATGCAAATCCAATATCCGCTGAATTTATTTCTAAATTTCCAACTACTTGGGATGACACTCATGTTATTGACGGTAAAGTTGGTGAATTCGTGATTGTCGCACGTAAAAAAGACAATGTATGGTATATTGGCGGTATTACAAATTGGACTGAAAGAAATTTAGAGATAAAATTAGATTTTGTGGATAAACAATTATATAATATCAATTTGGCTGTTGACGGTAAAAATGCAAATAAATATGCGAGCGACATAAAATTTTCAGAAGGTAAAATTTCAAAAGGGGAAACTCTGAAATTACATTTGGCAAAAGGCGGAGGATTTGCGGCAATTCTAAATGCTGTGAATTAATAAAGCCATCAAGAAAAACTGATCTCAACTTTATTAATAACTTCAATCCAAGAGCAAATTATTGGAAATTCATTAATATTTGCGGAAAGTTTTTTATTAGATGGTAAAAAAGTAATATTCACAATTTTATTTTGAACTAAATTTTTTGTAAATAGATAAAATTTACTTTCAGAGTTTTTTGTGACCATCTTCAAAATATAGCTTTTATTTTTATCCACAAAAGTTGCGCATTTAATTTCGTCTTTATTTATAATAGAAGCGGCTGCTAAAAAGCATTCTTCATTACTGTTTTTCCCGGATTTTTCTTCAAGTTCTAAAATAATTTTACCAAAAGAATTTTGTTCTTCAATTCTCTTGTAAAGTTTTTCTAGTGTAGAATCCTCTGTCGGTTTTTTAAGGTCGGCATTCAATTGTTTCAGAAAATCTAATTCTTTTTCAAACTTGCTTTCATTTGCAAATATGAATTTATATGTATCCTCTGAAAGGGATTCTGGATACATTATATATTTGAATAGATCTTGTTCTGTTATGTCCATAACAATAAATGAATATTCAAGTTAAAAATAATGAAATTATTCAAAATTACAAAAAATACTTTTTGTCAAATTATAGATATAATATTTATTTATAATGGTTAACTTTTTTTAGTTAATAAATTTCTTTAAATAAATTTTCTAAATTTTGTTAATATTTATATTTTAGTAGTTAGTGAATTTTCCAATAATTCAGTTATTCTAAAAATTTGATATATAAATATCCGTTTTTGCTGCAGAATAGGGTTTCTTAAATTTCCTCTTTGCTGGTTTCAAAATAAATTTATTCTTTTAACGATAATAATATTGAGCGCCAAGTTTTCATTCGGAATTAATTTTTGTTACTAATTAAATACTAGAGATAAAATGAAAAAGCAAAACAGTGAAGTAAGTTCAGCTGTAAATTTGATGGCATTGGCAAAAAGTATTTACCATGAAACACTAATGATGGGATTTGAAACAAGTGATTATATAAAACTTACAAATGAAATTTTAGGAATGACAATAGAGAAAAAGGAAATTTCGGAAATTCATCCGGAAATAAGAATTATTGAAGATGACTATAAATTTCCTCTTATAACGAAAAATTTAAAGATCAGAGAATTTTCGGAAAAGAAAGATAAAAAAATTATTGAAAAATGGTTTGAGAATGAGACGAGCCGCCAATTTCTTCTTTCCACGACTACACACCAAAACATTAACAAAGAATTTATTCTCTCCGATAATAAAAATAAATTTGCAACAATTACGCTTAAAAATGATCTACAGATAGGTTTACTGGCAATTTTGAATATTGACAACCAAAATAAAAAAGGGGAAATGAGGAAATTAATTGGCGATTTGGAATATAGAGGTAAAGGATTTGCCAAAGAAGCTTCAATTAAGTGGATTGAATATTGCACTATTTTTTTGGGCTTAAATAAAATTTATATAAACACAATTGAAACAAATATAAATAACATTTCGTTAAATCGGCAAATTGGATTTGAAATAGAAGGTTTATTTAAAAAAGATTTGATAATTGATGGAATTGAGCATGATGTTTTAAGAATGGCATACTTTAAACCGTAAAATAGCAAATTAAAAATTTCCAAAACTGGAAATTTTCTTTTTATTGCTTAAGTAAAATTTAAAAAGGAGCAAAAATGTGCGGAATAGTTGGTTATATTGGAGATAAAAACTGTGTGCCTATTTTGGTTGAAGGTTTAAAACGCTTAGAATATCGCGGATATGACTCAGCAGGTATTGGGTTTATAAATTCCGAAAATATAGCTGAAAATATAAAAGTTAAAGGCAAAGTAACCGAATTAGAGAAAAATTTAAATGGAAACGGACATTTTGCTAAAATTGGAATTGGACACACAAGATAGGCAACGCACGACGTTCCTGATGTTAGAAATTCACATCCTCACACAAACAATGAAGACAATTTATTTATAATCCACAATGGAATTATTAAAAATTATGCCGTTATCAAAAAAGCTCTTTCTGCTGAGGGATATAAATTTTACAGCGATACCGATACTGAAGTACTTGTAAATTTGATAGACAAAAACATTAAGCTTAAAGGTGATTTTTTTCAAGGTGTAAGATTTGCGTTAAACGAAGTTGAAGGGACTTACGGAATTGCCTTATTTCATGAAGATCAACCAGATAAAATTATTGTTGCTAAAAATGGTTCGCCGTTAGTAATTGGAGTTGGAATTGGCGAAAATTATATTGCTTCTGACGTTAATGCGCTTATCGCACATACTAGTAAAGTTATTTACTTAGAAGATCACGAAATGGCTGAAATCAGCAAAGACGGCATAAAAGTAAAAACAATTTTTGACGAAAAAATTCAAAAGGAAATCCAAGAAGTCCAATTGACTTTAAATGAAATCAGCAAAGGCGGTTATCCTCATTTTATGCTTAAAGAAATTATGGAACAGCCTGAATCTTTAAGAAACTCACTAAGAGGAAGACTGCTTGAAGAAGATGGAATTTCAAAGCTTGGCGGATTGCATGGTTACTTAGATAGAATTGCATTATCGAGAAGAATAATTATTACAGCTTGCGGAACTTCATGGCATGCGGCATTAGTCGGCGAATACATGTTTGAACAATATACAAATATTCCGGTAGAAGTCGAATATGCCTCGGAATTTAGGTATAGAAATCCTATCTTAACTCCGGATGACACGGTTATATTTATTTCTCAAAGCGGAGAAACGCTTGATACTTTGGCGGCACTAAAAGAAACGAAACGAAGGGGAGCTTTAACAGTTGGATTAGTAAATGCTGTAGGAAGTTCAATTGCCCGTGAAACAGAAACAGGCGTTTATTTACATGCCGGTCCTGAAATTGGAGTTGCATCAACAAAAGCATTTACATCCCAAGTTATTGTACTTGCGCTTGTTGCACTGCTTATAGGCAGAAGAAAAATAACAAGTCCGCAGGATGGAGTTGAAATAATAAAAGAATTAAAAACAATTCCAGATAAAGTAGAAAAGATTTTAAAATTAAATAATGAAATTGAAAAAATAGCAGAACAGTTTGTAAATGCGACTAATTTCCTTTATTTAGGAAGGGGATACAATTTTCCGGTTGCTTTAGAAGGTGCATTGAAATTGAAAGAAATTTCATATATTCACGCGGAAGGTTATCCCGCTGCCGAAATGAAACATGGACCAATTGCATTAATAGATGAAAACATGCCTGTAATATTTTTAGCTCCTAAAGATTCTGTATACGATAAGGTATTAAGTAATATTCAGGAAGTTAAAGCCAGAGGCGGTAAAATTATAGCAATTGCAAGTGAAAATGACGAAGAAATTGATAAAATAGTTGATTATTCAATAAAAATTCCAACAACAAAAAGATTGCTTATGCCAATTTTAAACGTAATTCCTTTACAATTACTTGCTTATCATATTGCGGTTAAAAAAGGATTAAACGTTGACCAGCCAAGAAACTTAGCGAAAAGTGTAACAGTGGAGTAGAAGTTTAAATCTACTCCTTTCTCTTCCATAAAATATCACAGTTAAATTTTTCATTAATTTTTTACTTCCTTTTCAGAAAATTTTTAGTAATTTACGATAATAAATGCAAACAAATTATTTTTGATTATTAAAATAAATATTAAAAAATTAAAATAAATACTAAAAATTGTAATATTATACAGAATGGAGTTACCATGTTGAAAAAAAATGTTCTAATTATGGGTGCAGCCGGAAGAGATTTTCATAATTTTAATGTAGTATTTAGAGATAATGAAGATTATAATGTAGTCGCTTTTACAGCTACACAAATCCCAAATATTGATGGAAGAATTTATCCTGCTGAACTTGCCGGCAAATTATATCCTAACGGAATAAAAATTTATGATGAAAGTGAGTTAGTAAATTTAATAAAAGAACTTAAGGTTCAAGAAGTGGTTTTTTCTTATTCCGACGTTCCTTTTAACTACGTAATGACTAAAGCCTCAATAGTAAATGCGGCTGGGGCTTCATTTAAATTACTCAGCGCAGACGAAACAATGATAAAGAGTACAAAACCGGTAATTGCTGTTCTTGCAACCAGAACCGGATGCGGTAAATCTCAAACTTCGCGTAAAATTGTTAAAATACTTAGAGACGAAGGAAAAAAAGTTGTTGCTGTCCGTCATCCAATGCCCTACGGCGATTTGGTAAAACAAAAAGTTCAGAGATTTGCGGCACTGGAAGATTTATCAAAACACGATTGTACAATTGAGGAAATAGAAGAATATGAACCGCATATTGCACTTGGCGGAATAATTTATGCTGGTGTTGATTATGAAGCAATTCTTCGTGAAGCGGAAAAAGAAGCGGATGTTATTTTGTGGGATGGCGGAAATAATGACATGCCATTTTATAAACCTGATTTAACTTTTACTGTTGTCGATCCGCATCGTCCGGGGCATGAATTGACTTACTATCCCGGGAATACATCATTAAGACTGGCAGATGCGGTTATTGTAAACAAAATAGATTCGGCAAGACCTGAAGATATTTTGACTGTTATAAACAATTCAAGAATGGTTAATCCCGACGCTGTAATTATAGAAGGTGCTTCACCATTAATTGTTGATAAACCCGAGATTATAAAAAATAAAAGAGTATTAGTAGTTGAAG from Ignavibacteriota bacterium carries:
- a CDS encoding lipocalin family protein — protein: MKIKLIQSLTFLFILPIFYFSQTDDYNKITTVDSVDLNKYVGTWYEIAKIPNSFQDQCVKNTTATYKINNEGDIEVVNKCIDEKGEFDSADGIARVVDKKSNSKLEVSFVSIFGWNIFWGDYWILGLDKNYKYAAIGTPSKKYGWILSRTPKLSKEEMEICFSIFEKNGYSRKLFELDKQE
- a CDS encoding NTP transferase domain-containing protein is translated as MISNSTNSSAIQNYGAIYLNGLIITAGLSKRMGDFKPLLTYKGISFLANIILKLNLICRKIIIVTGFNSQKIIDEINNLPENIKEKIEIIYNSNYENGMFTSLQCGLTNCYSDFVIYHFVDQPNIPEVFYNELISINNTQFDWIQPKFNGEKGHPIVFNQKVIKKIIAADFNSNLRNLSASEEINKYFWECKYREILFDADTQGDFAKINK
- a CDS encoding pyridoxal-phosphate dependent enzyme, producing MLNNYCYKCFNCKSEFNSSEIESNEIYLCPKCGKLEKNKPLVGVLEIIYDYNHISQKITKKEFLEKSAGKFWQYPYLWPIKFKNNEIDHISETKLNKLVLSENPISKINYGNKVIKIFDDSRNPTLSYKDRASILVAVKAIQLGINEISAASTGNAGSSLAGICARLGLRSNIFVPKNIPESKRIQIQSFGANIFVVDGDYDLAFDLCLEISKKKNWYNRNTAYNPLTIEGKKSSIYDMFISLNGNLPENIFIPVGDGVIISGIYKGIRELFELGWIENLPKLIAVQAEGSSAIADYLEYGNYEYKPAVTIADSINAGAPRNLYSAVEAIKNTNGKGIKVSDEEIIFAQKILSRQFGILAEPAASASFAGYIKLSNKNELYGDSIIMITGNGLKDILSLKSWNSIPEVKSYENWINELI
- a CDS encoding glycoside hydrolase family 97 protein → MKIKFLFVFLMVLFVNVFSQNYVLKSPDGKLSAKVENNNGLRYTFSFNETNILENCEIAINIDGELFPSKNEKIINFRNSEIKEKIFPPVSQKTSVIENQCNELLLVYANNIWVDFRAYNNGFAYRIISNFDKQIKVVNEIVDLNFSQNFSIYFPEEESFISHYERIYKYIKLNEIKENQFCSLPALVDCNNGLKIGITESGLYSYPNLFLSGSLSNKLKGIFPKYVIKSEPKESSDRSEIITEDNFISSSNGNRNFPWRIFMVSEKDKELIENQLVYILSDSSVIKETSWIKPGKVAWDWWNALNIYGVDFESGINTNTYKYYIDFANKYGLEYIILDEGWSKTTTNILESNDNLDLKELIEYGKSKNVSVILWVLWKPLDEKLEEVLDLFKELGVKGIKVDFMQRADQKMVEYYEKVLIEAAERHLLVDFHGAYKPSGLFRKYPNYISNEGVKGLENCKWSEEITPAYDCTIPFIRMLAGPMDYTPGAMINSEEGNFKSIFSKPMSQGTRAHQIALYAIYESPLQMLADCPSNYYANPISAEFISKFPTTWDDTHVIDGKVGEFVIVARKKDNVWYIGGITNWTERNLEIKLDFVDKQLYNINLAVDGKNANKYASDIKFSEGKISKGETLKLHLAKGGGFAAILNAVN
- a CDS encoding GTPase, whose amino-acid sequence is MLKKNVLIMGAAGRDFHNFNVVFRDNEDYNVVAFTATQIPNIDGRIYPAELAGKLYPNGIKIYDESELVNLIKELKVQEVVFSYSDVPFNYVMTKASIVNAAGASFKLLSADETMIKSTKPVIAVLATRTGCGKSQTSRKIVKILRDEGKKVVAVRHPMPYGDLVKQKVQRFAALEDLSKHDCTIEEIEEYEPHIALGGIIYAGVDYEAILREAEKEADVILWDGGNNDMPFYKPDLTFTVVDPHRPGHELTYYPGNTSLRLADAVIVNKIDSARPEDILTVINNSRMVNPDAVIIEGASPLIVDKPEIIKNKRVLVVEDGPTLTHGEMKYGAGTVAAQKLGAIEIIDPRPFTVNSISKTFAKYPNIGILLPAMGYGEEQIKDLEETINKVDCDAVVIGTPIDLGRILKINKPSTRVMYELQEIGSITLRTIMNEKGII
- a CDS encoding GNAT family N-acetyltransferase; the protein is MKKQNSEVSSAVNLMALAKSIYHETLMMGFETSDYIKLTNEILGMTIEKKEISEIHPEIRIIEDDYKFPLITKNLKIREFSEKKDKKIIEKWFENETSRQFLLSTTTHQNINKEFILSDNKNKFATITLKNDLQIGLLAILNIDNQNKKGEMRKLIGDLEYRGKGFAKEASIKWIEYCTIFLGLNKIYINTIETNINNISLNRQIGFEIEGLFKKDLIIDGIEHDVLRMAYFKP
- a CDS encoding DUF308 domain-containing protein; protein product: MANSFFKTINNSIKHWYMPLIVGIIFILIGLYTFLSPLESYVALSILFSISFLISGFSEIIFSISNKDEIDSWGWSLTFGIITFVLGNMLILNPAISLTTLPFYVGFLVMFRSISSISFSLELKNFGIKNWKFLMLFAVLGLLFSFILIWNPLFAGITIVVWTGLAFIATGIFSVLISFRLKRLHNVANSIPEKFNQKYNSIRLEIENELKK